One Papaver somniferum cultivar HN1 chromosome 10, ASM357369v1, whole genome shotgun sequence genomic window carries:
- the LOC113315381 gene encoding hypersensitive-induced reaction 1 protein-like: protein MVSAEVVHGFLNDLGKAKLKLENSMKDLDVLRTELKKVYSELVLMNSHVKDLLKEDIFSKEVVDAVSHKLEGLETREDIIPSQNLVSASRLRLAATEKAKGEKILQIKRAEGKAESKYLSGLGIARQHQAIVDGLRDNVIGFSVNVPGTNAKDVTDMVLVTQYFDTMKEIGAASKSSAMFPGVVRNVATQIP, encoded by the exons atggtctctgctgaagtggttcacgGTTTTCTCAATGATCTCGGGAAAGCAAAACTAAAGCTTGAGAActctatgaaggatcttgatgtgttACGAACTGAGCTGAAAAAGGTTTACTCTGAACTTGTTCTCATGAATtcacatgttaaggatcttctcaaaGAGGATATCTTCTCTAAAGAGGTTGTCGATGCTGtcagtcacaagcttgaaggtcttgaaaCCCGTGAAGACATT ATCCCATCACAAAATTTGGTTTCTGCTTCAAGGCTACGATTGGCAGCAACAGAAAAGGCAAAGGGTGAGAAAATTTTACAGATAAAGAGAGCAGAGGGTAAGGCTGAATCTAAATACCTCTCTGGACTGGGTATCGCTCGTCAGCATCAAGCCATTGTTGATGGGCTCAGAGACAATGTAATAGGGTTCTCAGTCAACGTTCCTGGGACTAATGCAAAGGATGTTACGGACATGGTTTTAGTAACACAATACTTCGACACAATGAAGGAAATTGGTGCAGCCTCTAAATCCTCTGCAATGTTTCCAGGTGTTGTTCGCAACGTGGCCACTCAAATCCCCTGA